From a single Cyclobacterium marinum DSM 745 genomic region:
- a CDS encoding M1 family metallopeptidase has product MLFITSGMAQHTKQTYSRQDSLRGSITPEREWWDLVYYHLDIEVKPKQKSIEGSNTIYYKVVKPGKVMQIDLQQPMKIQGFFQNGKELDFKKEGNAYFVTFETHQEVGDLHFLEVAYSGSPRISPNPPWEGGLTWEEDKKGKPFIANSNQGDGASLWWPCKDHMYDEPDSMLISVKVPDPLMNVSNGRLREIEKHNDGKSTYHWFVSNPIANYGVNLSIADYVHFSEMYQGEKGPLSLDYYVLKENLEKAKVQFRDVPRLMRAFEHWFGPYPFYEDGFKLIEVPYLGMEHQSAVTYGNGYSNGYKGKDFSETGWGLTFDYIIIHEAGHEWFANNITYKDIADMWIHESFTTYSESLFLDYHYGVLAGNEYLQGARRIIRNDGPIIGDYGVNQRGSGDMYFKGANILHTLRQWIDNDEKWRGILRKMNKVFYHQTVTTVEIETFLAEESGLDLQAFFDQYLRTEKVPIFQYYWKDNKLYYRWENTIANFAMPLKINQSEKTYWIDPELGWKSTEKLAANVAIEVDPNFYIYTQQIQAIK; this is encoded by the coding sequence ATGCTGTTCATAACCTCAGGCATGGCACAACATACAAAACAAACTTACTCTAGGCAGGATAGTTTGCGGGGAAGTATTACTCCGGAAAGGGAATGGTGGGATTTGGTTTATTACCACCTCGATATCGAGGTCAAGCCCAAGCAAAAGTCCATTGAAGGAAGCAATACCATTTACTATAAAGTAGTGAAGCCCGGGAAGGTCATGCAAATTGACTTGCAGCAGCCAATGAAAATTCAGGGGTTTTTCCAAAATGGAAAAGAGCTAGATTTTAAAAAAGAAGGAAACGCCTATTTTGTCACCTTTGAAACGCATCAAGAAGTAGGAGATTTACATTTTCTGGAAGTTGCCTACAGTGGGTCCCCAAGGATTAGTCCTAATCCCCCTTGGGAAGGTGGTCTGACTTGGGAAGAAGACAAAAAAGGAAAACCTTTTATCGCCAATTCCAACCAAGGGGATGGAGCAAGCCTTTGGTGGCCATGTAAGGACCATATGTACGATGAACCTGACAGCATGTTGATCAGTGTAAAAGTACCTGATCCGCTTATGAACGTATCCAATGGCAGGCTCCGTGAAATTGAAAAACACAATGACGGTAAAAGTACTTACCATTGGTTTGTTAGCAATCCAATAGCTAACTACGGCGTAAACTTAAGCATTGCAGATTATGTACATTTTTCTGAAATGTATCAGGGAGAAAAAGGGCCATTAAGCCTGGATTATTATGTACTCAAGGAAAACCTAGAAAAAGCCAAAGTGCAATTCAGGGATGTGCCTCGATTAATGCGGGCCTTCGAACATTGGTTTGGCCCCTACCCTTTTTATGAGGATGGTTTTAAGTTGATCGAAGTACCCTACCTTGGCATGGAACACCAGTCGGCTGTCACCTATGGCAATGGCTATTCCAATGGCTACAAGGGCAAGGATTTTAGTGAAACAGGCTGGGGACTTACCTTTGATTATATCATCATTCACGAAGCAGGACACGAGTGGTTTGCCAATAACATCACCTATAAAGACATTGCCGACATGTGGATTCACGAAAGTTTCACCACTTATTCAGAAAGTCTTTTCCTAGACTATCACTATGGTGTCCTTGCAGGAAATGAATACCTTCAAGGGGCAAGGAGAATTATCAGAAATGATGGGCCTATAATCGGGGATTATGGTGTAAATCAACGAGGTTCCGGGGACATGTATTTCAAGGGAGCCAATATCCTACATACGCTACGGCAATGGATTGACAATGATGAAAAATGGAGAGGCATTTTAAGGAAAATGAACAAGGTTTTTTACCATCAAACAGTAACTACCGTTGAAATAGAGACCTTTTTGGCTGAGGAAAGTGGCTTGGATCTTCAGGCTTTCTTTGACCAATACCTTCGTACGGAAAAGGTACCGATTTTTCAATATTACTGGAAAGATAACAAATTGTATTACCGGTGGGAGAACACGATTGCCAATTTTGCCATGCCACTTAAAATTAATCAAAGTGAAAAGACGTATTGGATTGACCCTGAACTGGGCTGGAAAAGTACTGAAAAATTAGCAGCAAACGTAGCAATTGAAGTAGATCCAAACTTTTACATTTACACACAACAAATCCAAGCCATCAAATAA
- a CDS encoding creatininase family protein, with protein sequence MRPYILAETNWKALKKEKIELAVLPWGATEAHNYHLPYGTDVYEADAFGAAAGKIAWEAGAKVMILPTIPFGVNTGQSDIYLDMNLNPSTQLAILKDLVTVLHRQGIPKLLILNSHGGNDFKTILREIGLLFPDMFFSTCNWFQAMDKPKYFEHMGDHADEMETSLIMHLHSHLVLPLEEAGEGKDKQSKVKAIREGWAWAERKWSMVTEDTGIGNPKASTAEKGARFLKDTSEKIAELMIDLAKLDINDRYE encoded by the coding sequence ATGAGACCTTATATCCTAGCTGAAACAAACTGGAAAGCACTAAAAAAAGAAAAAATTGAGCTGGCGGTATTGCCTTGGGGGGCCACAGAAGCCCATAATTATCACCTCCCTTATGGTACTGATGTCTATGAAGCTGATGCGTTTGGAGCTGCTGCCGGCAAGATTGCATGGGAAGCCGGTGCCAAAGTGATGATATTGCCTACTATCCCATTTGGAGTTAATACCGGGCAATCCGACATCTATCTGGACATGAACCTAAATCCCAGCACCCAGCTGGCCATATTAAAAGACCTTGTAACGGTTTTACATAGACAAGGAATACCAAAACTGCTTATACTAAACAGCCACGGAGGCAATGACTTCAAAACCATACTAAGAGAAATAGGCCTGCTATTTCCAGACATGTTTTTCAGTACCTGCAACTGGTTTCAGGCCATGGACAAACCCAAGTATTTTGAACATATGGGAGACCATGCAGACGAAATGGAAACCAGCCTGATCATGCATTTGCATAGTCATTTGGTTTTGCCTCTCGAAGAAGCCGGTGAGGGAAAAGACAAGCAATCAAAAGTAAAAGCCATTCGAGAAGGCTGGGCATGGGCAGAGAGAAAATGGTCTATGGTCACCGAAGATACCGGAATTGGAAACCCTAAAGCAAGTACAGCGGAAAAAGGAGCACGTTTCCTTAAAGATACAAGTGAAAAAATTGCCGAATTAATGATTGACCTGGCCAAGTTGGACATCAATGACAGGTACGAGTAA
- a CDS encoding sugar phosphate isomerase/epimerase family protein, with protein sequence MSQLKNKRRDFVKKSILGTVGGVVLAGSNLKAAPATLAKPSDLKLAFAGYTFKNFDLDETIKMIQKVDVNYLCIKDFHLPLESTDAEIAAFHKKLADANIKGYAVGPIYSKTQEALDKAFDYAKRVGVDMIVGIPRIEDLAYLDSKVKEYNIRFAIHNHGPEDKLYPNATVIMGHIKDFDERIGMCFDIGHNMRDGHDPVADIKKYKSRIFDLHLKNVSKAEADGKTVELGRGVIDIPAVVKMLAKTNYTGHLAMEYEKDMEAPMAGIAESVGYYQGIVDTLG encoded by the coding sequence ATGTCACAATTAAAAAATAAAAGAAGAGACTTTGTCAAAAAAAGCATCTTGGGAACAGTGGGAGGTGTCGTATTAGCCGGATCTAATTTAAAAGCAGCACCTGCCACATTAGCCAAGCCATCAGACCTTAAATTGGCATTTGCGGGTTATACTTTTAAAAATTTCGATCTTGATGAAACCATAAAAATGATACAAAAAGTAGATGTAAACTACCTTTGTATTAAGGATTTTCATTTGCCGTTGGAAAGTACAGATGCAGAAATTGCTGCTTTTCACAAGAAATTGGCGGATGCAAACATTAAAGGTTATGCGGTAGGCCCCATCTATTCAAAAACTCAGGAGGCTTTAGATAAAGCTTTTGACTATGCCAAAAGGGTTGGAGTAGATATGATTGTAGGCATTCCAAGAATTGAAGACTTAGCCTATTTGGATAGTAAAGTAAAAGAATACAATATTAGGTTTGCCATCCATAACCATGGCCCTGAAGATAAATTGTATCCAAATGCTACCGTTATCATGGGGCATATCAAGGATTTTGATGAGCGTATTGGTATGTGCTTTGATATCGGACATAATATGCGTGATGGTCATGATCCTGTTGCAGACATTAAGAAATACAAAAGCCGCATCTTTGATTTACACCTGAAAAATGTATCTAAAGCAGAAGCTGATGGCAAAACAGTTGAGCTTGGAAGAGGTGTTATTGATATTCCTGCAGTGGTGAAAATGCTTGCCAAAACCAATTATACAGGTCACTTGGCCATGGAATATGAAAAAGACATGGAAGCACCTATGGCAGGTATTGCAGAATCTGTAGGGTATTACCAAGGAATTGTGGATACCTTAGGTTAA
- a CDS encoding amidohydrolase family protein, with amino-acid sequence MKNQFLYLLLLASIVSCNAKKGSRALTADQTVFAEVNIVDVRSGAISPAHVIVKENIIEQILSLEEDIDFAKAKVIDGKGNYLLPGLAEMHAHIPDKAWDDPLVQETLFLYLSNGITTIRGMLGNEVHLPLREKAANQEILSPRIFTSSPSLNGNTVTTPEEAQEKVKNYAEAGYDFLKLHPGIRKHVFDSLVAAANKYGIPFAGHVSNLVGIRHALKNGYQTIDHVDGFIEGLVPKEAGVNPTENGFFGFNFTELANPNTIPELVELSKKNKVWVVPTQSLFERWFSPIPAEILVDQEEMQYMSPKTRENWVKSKKNLTAGDNFNETKWKQFNQIRYQLIKALHEDGQGLLLGSDAPQVFNVPGFSIHHEIKGMLAAGLRPLEILQIGTLNPAQYFDGNFGAIEEGMEADLILLKANPLEDLNHLKNPLGVMARGQWISEETIKEKLKQIDEKNK; translated from the coding sequence ATGAAAAATCAATTCCTTTACCTGTTATTGCTTGCAAGCATCGTTTCATGTAATGCTAAAAAAGGCAGCCGGGCTCTTACGGCTGATCAGACTGTTTTTGCGGAAGTCAACATTGTAGATGTCAGATCAGGGGCTATTTCTCCTGCACATGTCATCGTAAAAGAAAATATAATTGAGCAGATTCTTTCTTTGGAGGAAGACATTGATTTTGCCAAGGCCAAAGTAATTGATGGAAAGGGAAATTATTTGCTTCCGGGCTTAGCAGAAATGCACGCCCATATTCCGGACAAAGCTTGGGACGATCCTCTGGTTCAAGAAACCCTATTTTTGTACTTATCCAATGGTATAACCACCATTCGGGGAATGTTGGGAAATGAAGTTCACTTACCCTTAAGAGAAAAAGCTGCAAACCAGGAAATATTGTCTCCTAGAATCTTTACTTCCAGCCCCTCTTTGAATGGAAATACAGTAACCACTCCTGAGGAAGCGCAGGAAAAAGTAAAAAATTATGCAGAAGCAGGTTACGATTTTCTAAAACTCCACCCGGGTATCAGAAAGCATGTTTTTGACAGCCTCGTGGCTGCAGCAAATAAATACGGGATCCCATTTGCCGGGCATGTCTCAAATTTGGTAGGCATCAGGCACGCCTTAAAAAATGGCTACCAGACCATAGACCACGTAGATGGTTTTATTGAAGGATTGGTTCCGAAAGAAGCTGGTGTAAACCCTACCGAGAATGGTTTCTTTGGTTTTAATTTCACGGAATTGGCCAACCCAAATACCATTCCGGAATTGGTTGAGCTAAGCAAAAAAAATAAGGTATGGGTGGTTCCCACTCAATCTCTTTTTGAGCGTTGGTTTTCTCCTATTCCTGCTGAGATATTGGTGGACCAAGAAGAAATGCAATACATGAGTCCAAAGACCAGAGAAAACTGGGTAAAAAGCAAAAAAAATCTGACTGCCGGAGATAATTTTAATGAGACAAAATGGAAACAGTTCAACCAAATTCGGTATCAATTGATCAAAGCCTTACATGAAGATGGACAGGGTTTATTATTGGGTTCTGACGCTCCTCAAGTTTTTAATGTTCCGGGATTTTCTATCCATCATGAAATAAAGGGAATGCTAGCAGCGGGGTTAAGACCTTTAGAAATATTGCAAATCGGCACCTTAAATCCTGCACAATATTTTGATGGTAATTTTGGAGCCATTGAAGAAGGAATGGAAGCCGATCTGATTTTACTTAAAGCAAATCCTTTAGAAGATTTAAACCACTTAAAAAATCCTTTGGGGGTAATGGCAAGAGGTCAGTGGATAAGTGAGGAAACGATCAAAGAGAAACTCAAGCAAATCGACGAAAAAAACAAATAG
- a CDS encoding NAD(P)H-quinone oxidoreductase: MKAVVITQPGLPEVLKIKEESKPQIGRDEILIKVRAIGINRPDVAQREGKYPAPEGVPKDIPGLEVSGWVADLGENVKTWEIGDKVCALLAGGGYAEYVAVPQEQCLTIPEGLSLEEAASLPETFFTVWNNVFQIGNFKKDEIVLVHGGSSGIGVAAIQMVKAMGGQVIVTAGSEEKCETCLDLGASLAINYKEQDFEVEVEKHLGNKKVDIVLDMVGGSYTIKNLRLLNRKGRLIMINAMENRMGEVDLLRIMSHQLVITGSTLRPQSKGYKGHIATNLMEKIWPLFPDKIKPVIHTAFPMEAAAEAHKLLESSNHIGKILLLV, translated from the coding sequence ATGAAAGCAGTAGTGATTACACAACCGGGCCTTCCGGAAGTTTTAAAAATTAAAGAAGAAAGTAAACCCCAAATCGGAAGAGATGAAATTTTAATCAAAGTACGTGCAATTGGAATAAATAGACCTGATGTAGCTCAAAGAGAAGGTAAATACCCGGCCCCTGAAGGAGTCCCTAAGGATATTCCGGGCTTGGAAGTATCGGGATGGGTAGCCGACTTAGGCGAAAACGTTAAAACCTGGGAGATCGGAGATAAAGTTTGTGCTTTATTGGCAGGGGGAGGTTATGCCGAGTATGTAGCAGTTCCACAAGAACAATGTTTAACGATTCCGGAGGGCCTGAGTCTAGAAGAAGCTGCTTCCCTACCAGAGACCTTTTTCACAGTGTGGAACAATGTTTTTCAAATTGGCAATTTTAAAAAGGATGAAATTGTACTTGTACATGGTGGTAGTAGCGGGATTGGGGTTGCAGCCATACAAATGGTGAAAGCCATGGGTGGCCAGGTGATTGTTACAGCGGGTTCTGAAGAAAAATGTGAAACCTGCTTAGATTTGGGAGCAAGTCTTGCTATCAATTACAAGGAGCAAGATTTTGAAGTTGAAGTTGAAAAACACTTGGGAAACAAAAAAGTTGACATTGTCTTGGATATGGTAGGTGGTTCTTATACCATAAAAAACCTTCGCCTATTGAATAGAAAAGGAAGATTGATCATGATAAATGCTATGGAAAATAGAATGGGAGAGGTCGACCTACTTCGAATAATGAGTCATCAGCTTGTAATAACCGGGTCTACTTTAAGGCCTCAATCCAAGGGCTACAAAGGTCATATTGCTACTAACTTGATGGAGAAAATTTGGCCATTGTTTCCTGATAAAATAAAACCTGTGATCCATACAGCATTCCCTATGGAAGCTGCTGCTGAAGCACATAAGTTATTAGAGAGTTCTAACCATATCGGTAAAATATTACTGTTGGTATAA
- a CDS encoding universal stress protein, which yields MKILVPTDLSDNADQALNFAVSYAQQQCATITLIFSYFAVYDFAAEAVRMAQTIENNAKAELNKIISKVGRDVEIDFKIIQGTVANAIFSTANNDDYDLIIMGTQGASGIKKNLIGSNTAKVIKESSIPVIAVPFGSSFESIEKIKVAVDLQHDKEGIFRKLIKLTETWNLPYEIIHIENKPNFSKKIIFKGLESYLNENFPDCDFSFEMLQEINTDKGLENYVKNKSDSLLVMFSKDRGFLDFIFKHSHSVKMVYHTHIPLLVIK from the coding sequence ATGAAGATCCTTGTTCCAACTGACCTATCTGACAATGCTGATCAAGCACTAAATTTTGCAGTGTCCTATGCTCAGCAGCAATGTGCAACCATAACATTGATTTTCTCCTATTTTGCAGTATATGATTTTGCTGCTGAAGCTGTAAGAATGGCACAAACCATAGAGAACAATGCCAAAGCTGAATTAAATAAAATAATTAGCAAAGTAGGTAGAGATGTAGAAATAGATTTTAAGATTATTCAAGGCACCGTGGCCAATGCCATATTTTCCACAGCCAATAATGATGACTATGACCTTATCATCATGGGTACCCAAGGGGCAAGTGGTATTAAAAAAAATCTTATTGGATCCAATACCGCTAAGGTTATCAAGGAAAGTAGCATTCCTGTCATTGCAGTACCCTTTGGGTCTTCATTTGAAAGCATTGAGAAAATTAAAGTTGCTGTAGATCTTCAACATGATAAAGAAGGCATTTTCAGGAAATTGATTAAACTCACTGAAACTTGGAATCTACCCTATGAAATTATTCATATAGAAAACAAACCCAATTTCAGCAAAAAAATCATTTTCAAAGGACTTGAATCCTACTTGAATGAAAATTTTCCTGACTGCGATTTTAGCTTCGAGATGCTTCAGGAAATCAATACAGACAAGGGGCTAGAAAATTATGTAAAAAACAAATCAGATAGTTTACTTGTCATGTTTTCAAAAGACCGCGGTTTTTTAGATTTTATTTTCAAACATAGCCATAGTGTGAAAATGGTCTATCATACTCATATTCCTCTATTGGTCATCAAATAA
- a CDS encoding acyl-CoA thioesterase → MFEYNKDKHYPKETESRVVIRFQDCDPLQHLNNAKYFDYFFNAREDQVPKLYGVEMMDFIRKYQAAWVVYNHSISYVRPARVGEWVRIMSRVIWHDHHSVIVEYYMTDDNKEELKTLMWTTMRYVDMKHGKSKDHEGAVKDFLLATTDEVNMTETTLQSRIKAIKASLLKA, encoded by the coding sequence ATGTTCGAATATAATAAAGACAAGCACTATCCTAAAGAGACGGAAAGTAGGGTAGTGATCAGGTTTCAGGATTGTGATCCATTGCAACACCTCAATAATGCCAAGTATTTCGATTATTTTTTTAATGCTAGGGAAGATCAGGTGCCGAAATTATATGGGGTGGAAATGATGGATTTTATTCGTAAATACCAGGCCGCCTGGGTCGTATACAATCACAGTATTTCCTATGTAAGACCAGCTAGAGTTGGAGAATGGGTGAGAATCATGAGCAGAGTGATTTGGCACGATCACCATTCAGTGATTGTGGAATATTACATGACAGATGATAATAAGGAAGAATTGAAAACATTGATGTGGACCACCATGCGTTATGTGGATATGAAACATGGGAAGTCTAAAGATCATGAAGGAGCGGTCAAAGATTTCTTATTAGCTACCACAGATGAGGTGAACATGACTGAAACCACACTCCAATCAAGGATTAAAGCGATTAAAGCAAGCCTCTTAAAAGCTTGA